From Oryza sativa Japonica Group chromosome 4, ASM3414082v1, one genomic window encodes:
- the LOC4336401 gene encoding protein G1-like4 isoform X1, whose protein sequence is MDLSPNPDSPPSGGGNGGGGGSSSSNSSPSMGAGAPQSPSRYEAQKRRDWNTFGQYLRNHRPPLSLAQCSGAHVLEFLRYLDQFGKTKVHTAACPFFGHPSPPAPCPCPLRQAWGSLDALVGRLRAAFEENGGRPESNPFAARAVRLYLREVREHQARARGVSYEKKKRKKPQQQQLQGGDSSGLHGHQHHPPPPPPAGAAC, encoded by the coding sequence ATGGACCTGTCGCCGAACCCCGACAGCCCTCCGTCGGGAgggggcaacggcggcggcggtgggtcgAGCAGCAGCAACTCGTCGCCGTCCATGGGCGCGGGGGCGCCGCAGTCGCCGAGCCGGTACGAGGCGCAGAAGCGGCGCGACTGGAACACGTTCGGGCAGTACCTGCGGAACCACCGGCCGCCGCTGAGCCTCGCGCAGTGCAGCGGCGCGCACGTCCTGGAGTTCCTCCGCTACCTGGACCAGTTCGGCAAGACCAAGGTGCACACCGCGGCGTGCCCCTTCTTCGGCCACCCGagcccgccggcgccgtgccCCTGCCCGCTCCGCCAGGCCTGGGGCAGCCTCGACGCCCTcgtcggccgcctccgcgccgccttcGAGGAGAACGGCGGCCGCCCGGAGTCCAACCCcttcgccgcgcgcgccgtccgccTCTACCTCCGCGAGGTCCGCGAGCACCAGGCGCGCGCCCGCGGCGTCAGCTACGAGAAGAAGAAGCGCAAgaagccgcagcagcagcagctgcagggcGGCGACAGCAGTGGCCTTCACGGCCACCAGCAtcacccgccgcctccaccgcctgccGGCGCCGCCTGCTGA